Part of the Arthrobacter globiformis genome is shown below.
CCGCCGTGGACCTCGAAGCCCTTCGCCTCGATGAGGCGGCCCAGGGCCTGCCCGGCGCCTTCGTCGAGCTGGGTGTTCATGAGCCAGGGGGCGCCGTTGATGACGACGGGTGTGGCGCCGAGCTGTTCGGTGCCGGCCGCGGATTCGAGGCCGAGGAGGCCGCCGCCGATGGTGACGGCGTTGACCTTGCGGCCGAGCTTTTCGCTGAGTTCGGTGATGGACTTGTTGATGGCCCAGACATCTTCGAGGGTGCGGTAGACGTGCACTCGCTCGGCGCCGGGCAGCGGGAGCCGGGCGGCGTCCGAACCGGTGGCGACCACGAGTTCGTCGTATTCATAGGTGTTGCCGGCTGCGGTTTCAACGGACTTGCCCGCGGTGTCGATCTTCACCACGCGCTCGCCCGTCTGCAGGGTCAGCGACTCGTGGTCCCACATGGAAGCAGTACCCAGCGTCAGGTCAACGGTGCTGTCCGTGAGGGCCTTGCTGAGGGCAACGCGGTCATAGGGCAGGTGGGCTTCTTCGGTCAGAACAGTTACCTGCCAGCCTTCGAGGCCACGGGCATGCATTGCGTCCGCAAAACGGTGGGCCGCCGGGCCGCCGCCGGCGACGACGATGCGGCGCGGAGTCTCTGTGCTTGAAGTCTGTTCGGTCACTGTGGGCCTTTCGCATGGGCCGCAGACGGTGCTCTGCAGCTTGTCCATCCAGACTAGGCAGCCGCAGTTTCGCTTCAGTTTCCCAATTGTTTCGTGAACTTAACTTCTGCATCACGGGATTGTTTCGGGCCATGTGAGGTGTCTTTTACGTACCCGACACATTGACTGCACCCCTTCGAAACACCGTCACCCTAGCTTTGGAATACGGCCGCAGCGACGGCAACAGCAGGCGCACTACACGCCTTGCAGGACCGGCAAGCGGCCGGAAAGCACGCAAAAAGGGAGAGGAGCCGGACATGACGGCAACACTGGAACTTGAGGATCTCGCCACCGGATATGCAGCAGGCTGGCACCGCGTCTGCGCGGTGGAGGACCTGGAACTGGCCTGGGGCGAAGCGGCACTCGTGGCCGGCCGGCAGGTGGCCCTGTTCCGCACGGGCCCCGGTGAGGTTTTCGCCGTAGCGCAGGAGGATCCGGCCACGGGCGCTTTCGTTATGGCGCGCGGCATCCTCGGATCACGCGGCACGCGCCCCACCATCGCCTCGCCGCTGCACAAGGAGGTCTACGACCTCGAGACGGGCGAGTGCTTTGGAAACCCGGAGCTGCGCCTGGCGGCGTTCGGCACGCGCATCGTGGACGGCTTTATCGAGGTTGAGCTCTAAAACCCCAGGGCACTAACAAGGCCCAGGGCAAGTTACAGCCCCAGGGCCTCGCGCACGTCAGTGAGTACCAGGTCCAGCGCGGCCCTCGCCGCCAGCCGGGCCTCGGGCAGTTCAGCGGCCGAGCCGACGCTCTGGATGACCTCCAGGTAGCACTTGAGTTTCGGCTCCGTGCCGCTCGGCCGGATGATCACGCGGCTCAGGTCGCGGGTCACGTAAAGCAGTCCGTCGGTCGGAGGCAGCTGTTCGCTGCCTTCGGCCAGATCCACGAATGACTCCACGGCCGACCCGCCAAACGATTCGGGCGGGTTCACGCGCAGCCGGTTCATCATGGCATCCAGCAGGCCGAGGTCACCCACGCGGATGCTCAGCTGGTCACTCGCGTGGAGCCCGTGCACCAGATACAGCTCGTCCAGGGTGTCGAAGATCGTCTTGCCCTCAGCCTTGGCTGCGGCCGCCAATTCCGCGATCAGCACCGCGGCGGACAGTCCGTCCTTGTCACGGACCAGATCCGGCGCAACGCAGTAACCCAGCGCCTCCTCATAGCCGTAGACGAGGCCCGGCACCCGGGAAATCCACTTGAACCCGGTCAGCGTTTCCTCATGCGCATACCCGGCTGCGGCGGCGATGCGCGAAAGCAGCCGCGACGAAACAATCGAATTGGCGAACACGCCGCCGCCCGCCTCCACTCCGGAAGCGTCCGCTCCGGAAACGTCGGCTCCGGTTGAGGCCGCTTTGGAGGCGGCCAGGCGCGCTACGACGTGCGCTCCCAGGAGGGCGCCCACCTCATCGCCCCGCAGCATCCGCCACGCACCCGTGTCCGGGTCCTTCGCGGCCACCGCGGCACGGTCGGCGTCCGGGTCGTTGGCCAGCACGATGTCTGCGTCCGCCTGCATCGCCTCACCTAGGGCCAGATCCAGGGCGCCCGGTTCCTCAGGGTTGGGAAAACTGACGGTGGGGAAGTCCGGGTCCGGCTCCGCCTGTTCGCTGACCAGCGTCACGTCGGTGAATCCGGCTGCCCGGAGGACGGAGACAGCCGTCGCTCCACCGACGCCGTGCAACGGTGTCAGGACGATCTTCAGGTCCCGGGCCGGGAAGAGCCCGCGGTCGGCCAGCCCTGCCGTGGCGGCCCCGTAGTCCTGGACGATCCCGTCGTCCAGGACCGTCCAGCCGTCCCGGACCAGGGGGATCGAGGCGAGGTCGCCCACCTTGCTGATTTCGGTGGCGATCAGGGCGTCGTACGGCGCCACGATCTGCGCGCCCCGGCCGCTTTCCTCCACCGCATGCCGGCCGAGGTAGACCTTGTAGCCGTTGTCCTGTGGGGGGTTGTGGCTGGCTGTGACCATCACACCGCCGTCGCAGTCCAGCGCCCGGACCGCATACGCCAGCAGCGGCGTCGGCAGGGGAGCCGGCATCAGGAACGTCTCGATGCCCGCCGCAGTGAACACCGCCGCTGTCTCCGTCGCGAAAATGTCGGAGTTGTAGCGGGCGTCATAGCCGACGACGGCGCGCGGCCGTGTTCCGGGCGCAGCCTCCGACACCGCGCGGACCAGGAAATTGGCGAAGCCCGCCGCTGCGCGGCGGACCACGACGCGGTTCATCCGGTTGGGCCCCGGGCCCAGGGCGGCACGCAGGCCGGCCGTTCCGAACTGCAGCGTTCCCCGGAAGCTGTCTTCAAGGTCCTGCC
Proteins encoded:
- a CDS encoding phospho-sugar mutase; the encoded protein is MTSSEADLQLLNDARAWAAQDPDPRTAATLTELVKLTEAGTPAARQDLEDSFRGTLQFGTAGLRAALGPGPNRMNRVVVRRAAAGFANFLVRAVSEAAPGTRPRAVVGYDARYNSDIFATETAAVFTAAGIETFLMPAPLPTPLLAYAVRALDCDGGVMVTASHNPPQDNGYKVYLGRHAVEESGRGAQIVAPYDALIATEISKVGDLASIPLVRDGWTVLDDGIVQDYGAATAGLADRGLFPARDLKIVLTPLHGVGGATAVSVLRAAGFTDVTLVSEQAEPDPDFPTVSFPNPEEPGALDLALGEAMQADADIVLANDPDADRAAVAAKDPDTGAWRMLRGDEVGALLGAHVVARLAASKAASTGADVSGADASGVEAGGGVFANSIVSSRLLSRIAAAAGYAHEETLTGFKWISRVPGLVYGYEEALGYCVAPDLVRDKDGLSAAVLIAELAAAAKAEGKTIFDTLDELYLVHGLHASDQLSIRVGDLGLLDAMMNRLRVNPPESFGGSAVESFVDLAEGSEQLPPTDGLLYVTRDLSRVIIRPSGTEPKLKCYLEVIQSVGSAAELPEARLAARAALDLVLTDVREALGL
- the nirD gene encoding nitrite reductase small subunit NirD, with the protein product MTATLELEDLATGYAAGWHRVCAVEDLELAWGEAALVAGRQVALFRTGPGEVFAVAQEDPATGAFVMARGILGSRGTRPTIASPLHKEVYDLETGECFGNPELRLAAFGTRIVDGFIEVEL